Proteins found in one Hevea brasiliensis isolate MT/VB/25A 57/8 chromosome 18, ASM3005281v1, whole genome shotgun sequence genomic segment:
- the LOC110673106 gene encoding pentatricopeptide repeat-containing protein At1g73400, mitochondrial: MRRVCAYLFSPKRNHLLSSSSSSSSSSSSFIALFNGVIVRNVGPSHVPKSMLLPGCSCLNLLPKSLLALSCSSVIVTCSTTVRSYGSLFAFLEQKSEERNDVRDSVVNKVYATVMEGSIDMEKALDQLGLELTTDLVVEVLLKLRFEEKIAFRFFMWAGRQQNYAHEPSAYNEMIDILSSTKYKVKQFRIVCDMLDYMKRSNKNVVPVEVLLTILRNYTQKYLTHVQKFAKKKRIRVKTQPEINAFNLLLDALCKCCLVEDAETMYKRVKNRVKPDATTYNILFFGWCRVRKPTRGMRVLEEMIQLGHTPDSFTYNTAIDAYCKAGMVTEAAELFEFMRTKGSTLSAPTAKTYAIMIVALVQNDRMDDCFKLLGHMINSGCLPDVSTYKELIEGMCLSGKLDEAYIVLQEMGNKGYPPDIVTYNCFLKVLCENGKSIEALKLYGRMIEVGCLPSVQTYNMLISMFFRIGDPDGAFETWHEMYKRGCAQDIDTYSVMIEGLFGCNKVEDACLLIEDVVNKGMKLSYKIFDSFLMQLSEIGDLRAIHKLSEHMRKLYNPSMARRFALNEKRKSMSFRETKKI; the protein is encoded by the coding sequence cttcttttatcgCATTGTTTAATGGTGTTATCGTCAGAAATGTGGGTCCATCTCATGTTCCGAAAAGCATGCTGCTTCCTGGATGTTCTTGTTTAAATTTGTTACCCAAATCATTACTTGCCTTAAGTTGTTCATCTGTTATTGTTACTTGTTCTACTACTGTGCGCTCTTATGGTTCTCTGTTTGCTTTCTTGGAACAAAAATCTGAGGAAAGAAATGATGTTAGAGATAGTGTTGTTAACAAGGTGTATGCAACTGTTATGGAGGGCTCTATTGATATGGAGAAAGCCCTCGATCAACTCGGTTTAGAATTGACCACTGATTTGGTTGTTGAGGTACTCCTTAAGCTTCGTTTTGAGGAAAAGATTGCTTTTAGATTCTTTATGTGGGCAGGGCGCCAACAAAACTATGCCCACGAGCCTTCTGCTTATAATGAAATGATTGACATTCTCTCTAGTACAAAATACAAGGTGAAACAGTTTCGAATAGTTTGTGATATGCTGGACTATATGAAGAGGAGTAACAAGAATGTTGTGCCTGTTGAGGTTTTGTTGACAATTTTGAGAAACTACACGCAGAAGTACCTGACGCATGTTCAGAAATTTGCCAAGAAAAAGAGGATAAGGGTGAAGACACAACCAGAAATAAATGCTTTTAACTTGCTATTAGATGCTCTGTGCAAGTGTTGCCTAGTTGAGGACGCAGAAACAATGTATAAGAGGGTGAAGAACAGGGTGAAGCCTGATGCTACTACATACAATATACTGTTTTTTGGATGGTGTAGAGTTAGGAAGCCAACTAGAGGAATGAGGGTTTTGGAGGAAATGATCCAACTGGGTCATACCCCTGATAGTTTTACATACAATACTGCCATTGATGCATACTGCAAAGCAGGGATGGTGACAGAAGCAGCTGAACTTTTTGAGTTTATGAGAACAAAAGGTTCGACATTGTCTGCCCCCACTGCAAAAACTTATGCAATCATGATTGTGGCACTTGTCCAGAATGATAGAATGGATGATTGCTTTAAGCTTCTTGGGCATATGATAAACAGTGGTTGCCTCCCTGATGTTTCAACTTACAAAGAATTGATTGAAGGAATGTGTTTGTCTGGAAAGCTTGATGAAGCTTATATAGTTTTGCAAGAGATGGGAAACAAAGGTTATCCTCCTGATATAGTTACTTACAACTGTTTTCTAAAGGTCCTTTGTGAAAATGGGAAGAGTATTGAAGCACTTAAGCTATACGGAAGAATGATAGAGGTGGGTTGTTTGCCTAGCGTACAGACTTATAATATGCTGATTTCCATGTTTTTCAGGATAGGTGATCCTGATGGGGCATTTGAGACCTGGCATGAGATGTATAAGAGAGGCTGTGCTCAGGACATAGATACATATTCTGTGATGATTGAAGGACTTTTTGGTTGCAATAAAGTAGAGGATGCCTGTCTCCTGATAGAAGATGTTGTGAATAAGGGAATGAAATTGTCCTATAAAATATTTGATTCCTTTCTGATGCAGCTTTCAGAGATTGGTGATCTCCGAGCTATCCACAAACTGTCAGAGCACATGAGGAAGTTATACAATCCTTCTATGGCAAGACGTTTTGCACTAAATGAGAAACGTAAGAGCATGAGCTTTAGAGAGACTAAGAAGATATGA